One genomic region from Lycorma delicatula isolate Av1 chromosome 1, ASM4794821v1, whole genome shotgun sequence encodes:
- the LOC142317763 gene encoding uncharacterized protein LOC142317763 — protein sequence MDELLLSVLFADDVGLASESVAVLQDVFNRWKSALESHGLKISESKTEYMFLPFSDVQAPSPDIMINGRVMPKCTSFKCLGSILNQRGGCEQDVNHRITVAWLKWQQISAVLCDKRMSPKLKGRMYTTVVRRALTYGSKCWTRYKQFDRDLTTAEMKMCRMSLGVTKLDHIRSERIRGSLQIKESVAEKISRVRNYWFEKVDSQHPSSVTRKIMALDIPPVKKRGRPKNSWCRQLEDRRLKHGLTQQEKVDRINSRMTLRSIELKFYCLPWRLLSHNRNYICNISHYVY from the coding sequence ATGGATGAATTGCTGCTGAGCGTACTTTTTGCTGACGATGTGGGTCTCGCGAGTGAAAGTGTTGCGGTGCTGCAGGATGTTTTCAATCGCTGGAAATCTGCACTTGAAAGTCACGGTCTGAAGATCAGTGAATCCAAAACGGAATATATGTTCTTGCCATTCAGCGACGTACAAGCACCATCGCCTGACATTATGATCAATGGTCGAGTTATGCCGAAGTGTACAAGTTTTAAGTGTCTTGGATCTATATTGAATCAAAGAGGCGGCTGTGAGCAAGATGTGAATCACCGAATCACCGTGGCATGGTTGAAGTGGCAGCAGATTTCGGCTGTTCTTTGTGACAAGCGTATGTCTCCAAAACTTAAGGGCCGAATGTATACTACAGTGGTTAGACGCGCACTTACATATGGATCAAAGTGTTGGACACGATACAAGCAGTTTGATCGAGATCTCACGACCGCAGAGATGAAAATGTGTCGAATGTCTCTTGGTGTGACTAAGTTGGACCACATCAGAAGCGAACGAATACGAGGCTCCCTTCAAATAAAAGAGTCAGTGGCGGAGAAAATTTCTCGAGTGCGAAACTATTGGTTCGAAAAGGTTGATTCTCAGCACCCTTCAAGTGTTACAAGAAAGATAATGGCTCTTGATATCCCGCCGGTCAAGAAACGAGGAAGACCGAAGAACAGTTGGTGTAGGCAGTTGGAAGATCGACGATTGAAACATGGCTTGACCCAGCAAGAGAAGGTCGATAGAATAAACTCCAGAATGACACTCCGTtcaattgaattgaaattttactgCTTACCCTGGAGACTTTTGTCTCACAACaggaattatatatgtaatattagtcattatgtatattaa
- the LOC142317764 gene encoding uncharacterized protein LOC142317764 has translation MRLPAASRTIDKSVKVEKIRWQRLGTEQGVQLLTELQDWIHDVVEAEAELDAGEMWQAFQDVCLLKAKELLGVSKGRLRNGREGWFWKGDSVKKAVAAKRAAFRAWLKCDPLLTIEKERLRQQKVETKKAAAKEIAKAKAAACQKFYEDLESPDGDGMIFKVAAQHRNNAKAITSPKFIEDANGRLLTDDHDITQG, from the coding sequence ATGCGCCTTCCGGCTGCCTCGCGAACTATAGATAAGTCGGTTAAAGTGGAAAAGATTCGATGGCAAAGACTGGGTACTGAACAGGGCGTGCAGCTTCTGACAGAATTGCAAGACTGGATTCATGATGTTGTTGAGGCAGAGGCTGAACTGGATGCTGGTGAGATGTGGCAGGCATTCCAAGATGTCTGTTTGTTGAAAGCTAAAGAACTGCTTGGAGTATCGAAAGGTCGATTGAGAAACGGAAGAGAAGGCTGGTTTTGGAAAGGCGACTCTGTCAAGAAGGCAGTGGCGGCCAAGAGGGCAGCATTCAGGGCGTGGTTGAAATGTGATCCACTACTAACAATAGAAAAAGAGCGGCTACGACAACAAAAAGTTGAAACGAAGAAAGCCGCGGCAAAAGAAATAGCTAAAGCCAAAGCTGCTGCGTGTCAAAAGTTCTATGAAGATCTCGAATCTCCGGACGGTGATGGGATGATCTTTAAAGTGGCGGCACAGCATCGAAACAATGCAAAAGCAATAACTTCACCTAAGTTTATTGAGGATGCAAATGGCAGGCTGCTTACTGACGACCACGACATAACGCAGGGATAG